A stretch of the Planctomycetota bacterium genome encodes the following:
- a CDS encoding YihY/virulence factor BrkB family protein, with amino-acid sequence MARLSDVPRVIKHVGPISFARRIAHQIGDDNLLTWAAAMAYSWLFALFPFLIFLLTLVPLLPGSVRGPIVDRVESFVEEQLPGPAGDTVRQTLLPLLGETAVTTSTADVIRLANGSQLLGDIVELEPQDWTATEDSQIPDSLRFRLEGVERTLRFEAEELSEVELGTESQVTVSAVPIEGLRGILSIGLLLTLFTASGGMNMTMSALDRCYDIKKPRPFWKQRLIAIALTVVVGTLVILVLVLLPISSLILQFLTGGLFANWFGIEIETAWWVSLLINVVRYTFGITLLVMILGLVYHFGPSLKRRFHLITPGAVFTIAMWLLTGLAMRTYVEGFGGTENYAKTYGAVGGIVILLLLFYVDALVLMIGAEINSEIDFALLGIPRKGDEHPEEVEAAKIPESDLDEEERELRQELKEAVEGTPDPEEPPGSTPPVEDTPGDPPSKS; translated from the coding sequence ATGGCTCGTCTCTCCGACGTCCCGCGCGTGATCAAGCACGTCGGGCCCATCAGCTTCGCCCGCCGCATCGCCCACCAGATCGGTGACGACAACCTGTTGACCTGGGCCGCGGCAATGGCATATTCGTGGCTCTTCGCGCTGTTTCCGTTCCTGATTTTTCTGCTGACGCTGGTACCGCTGTTGCCCGGGTCGGTGCGTGGCCCGATCGTCGATCGCGTCGAGTCGTTCGTCGAGGAACAACTGCCCGGTCCCGCCGGCGACACGGTGCGGCAGACGCTGCTCCCGCTGCTTGGCGAGACGGCGGTCACGACGAGCACCGCGGACGTGATTCGCCTTGCCAACGGTAGCCAACTGCTCGGCGACATCGTCGAACTCGAACCGCAGGATTGGACCGCGACCGAAGACAGTCAGATACCCGATTCGCTCAGGTTTCGACTCGAGGGTGTCGAGCGGACGCTCCGCTTCGAGGCCGAGGAACTGTCCGAAGTCGAACTCGGCACCGAGTCGCAGGTGACCGTTTCGGCGGTTCCCATCGAAGGCCTTCGCGGGATCCTGTCGATCGGTTTGCTGCTGACCCTGTTCACCGCGTCGGGCGGGATGAACATGACGATGTCCGCGCTGGACCGCTGCTACGACATCAAGAAGCCGCGCCCTTTTTGGAAACAGCGGCTCATCGCCATCGCCCTCACCGTCGTAGTCGGCACGCTGGTGATTCTCGTGCTGGTGCTGCTGCCCATTTCGTCGCTGATCCTGCAGTTCCTCACCGGCGGGTTGTTCGCCAACTGGTTCGGCATCGAGATCGAAACGGCCTGGTGGGTGTCGCTCCTGATCAACGTCGTCCGTTACACATTCGGCATCACGCTGCTGGTGATGATCCTGGGGCTGGTGTATCACTTTGGCCCGTCGCTCAAGCGCCGCTTCCACCTGATCACGCCCGGCGCGGTGTTCACCATTGCCATGTGGCTACTCACGGGCCTGGCGATGCGGACCTATGTCGAAGGCTTCGGCGGGACCGAGAACTACGCGAAGACTTACGGCGCCGTCGGCGGCATCGTGATTCTCCTGCTGCTATTCTACGTCGACGCGCTCGTGCTGATGATCGGTGCGGAGATCAACAGCGAAATCGACTTCGCACTTCTTGGCATCCCACGCAAGGGCGACGAACACCCGGAGGAAGTCGAAGCCGCCAAGATCCCCGAGAGCGATCTCGACGAGGAAGAGCGTGAACTTCGTCAAGAGTTGAAGGAAGCGGTCGAAGGCACGCCCGATCCGGAAGAACCGCCCGGGAGTACGCCACCTGTCGAGGACACACCAGGCGATCCGCCGTCGAAGTCGTAA